In Amaranthus tricolor cultivar Red isolate AtriRed21 chromosome 5, ASM2621246v1, whole genome shotgun sequence, a genomic segment contains:
- the LOC130814236 gene encoding gibberellin 2-beta-dioxygenase 6 isoform X2: MSESNMESYPPLFRVTDSNRTRKPELKSEEVVVEDGGGTLEPSVLPLPLVNMQCLDAEKLDRACREWGIFRLENHGVPSNVLKELQEHAKRVFEFPFKAKQGLNNRCPIKFFWGTPATSSSGVAVPRANNMDWIEGFHLPFSQLHQHQHVHLDPLINDFRKLLEEYSRHLTRIGSTVFEAIIKNLELDLNELKSCLDESSGLIRVYRYPKHNINEHVKGLHEHTDSSTLSILSEDQVGGLQFYKDDQWFKVKPIPNTLVVNLGDMMQVVPFLQTNQLKEVIDIAR, from the exons ATGTCAGAATCTAATATGGAATCTTACCCACCTTTATTTCGTGTAACAGATTCTAATCGGACCCGAAAACCCGAACTAAAAAGTGAGGAGGTAGTAGTAGAGGATGGGGGAGGCACTTTGGAACCCTCGGTTCTCCCCCTACCCTTAGTTAATATGCAGTGTTTGGATGCAGAGAAACTAGACAGGGCATGTAGGGAATGGGGAATATTTAGGTTGGAAAATCATGGTGTTCCAAGTAATGTTTTGAAGGAGCTACAGGAGCATGCCAAAAGGGTATTTGAGTTTCCTTTTAAAGCCAAACAAGGGCTTAATAATAGGTGccctattaaatttttttggggTACCCCTGCAACATCTTCATCTGGGGTAGCTGTTCCAAGAGCTAACAATATGGATTGGATTGAAGGTTTTCACCTTCCTTTTTCTCAACTTCATCAACATCAACACGTTCATCTTGATCCTTTAATTAATGATTTCAG AAAGTTATTGGAAGAATACAGCAGACACCTAACAAGGATTGGTTCAACAGTATTTGAAGCCATAATTAAGAATCTGGAGCTGGATTTAAATGAACTGAAATCATGCTTAGATGAATCGAGTGGGTTAATTAGAGTATATCGTTACCCTAAACATAATATCAATGAGCACGTTAAGGGTTTGCATGAACATACAGACAGTTCTACTCTCTCAATATTGAGTGAAGATCAAGTTGGTGGCCTACAATTTTACAAAGATGATCAATGGTTCAAAGTCAAGCCTATTCCAAACACTTTGGTTGTTAATCTTGGAGATATGATGCAG GTGGTGCccttccttcaaacaaatcaactaaaagaGGTGATCGATATAGCACGTTGA
- the LOC130814236 gene encoding gibberellin 2-beta-dioxygenase 6 isoform X1 → MSESNMESYPPLFRVTDSNRTRKPELKSEEVVVEDGGGTLEPSVLPLPLVNMQCLDAEKLDRACREWGIFRLENHGVPSNVLKELQEHAKRVFEFPFKAKQGLNNRCPIKFFWGTPATSSSGVAVPRANNMDWIEGFHLPFSQLHQHQHVHLDPLINDFRKLLEEYSRHLTRIGSTVFEAIIKNLELDLNELKSCLDESSGLIRVYRYPKHNINEHVKGLHEHTDSSTLSILSEDQVGGLQFYKDDQWFKVKPIPNTLVVNLGDMMQVLSDDAYKSVKHKVELNKNKARISICYFAFPEENTLIQSSHYKPFTYNDFQAQVQQDLKLHGWKIGLQNFILK, encoded by the exons ATGTCAGAATCTAATATGGAATCTTACCCACCTTTATTTCGTGTAACAGATTCTAATCGGACCCGAAAACCCGAACTAAAAAGTGAGGAGGTAGTAGTAGAGGATGGGGGAGGCACTTTGGAACCCTCGGTTCTCCCCCTACCCTTAGTTAATATGCAGTGTTTGGATGCAGAGAAACTAGACAGGGCATGTAGGGAATGGGGAATATTTAGGTTGGAAAATCATGGTGTTCCAAGTAATGTTTTGAAGGAGCTACAGGAGCATGCCAAAAGGGTATTTGAGTTTCCTTTTAAAGCCAAACAAGGGCTTAATAATAGGTGccctattaaatttttttggggTACCCCTGCAACATCTTCATCTGGGGTAGCTGTTCCAAGAGCTAACAATATGGATTGGATTGAAGGTTTTCACCTTCCTTTTTCTCAACTTCATCAACATCAACACGTTCATCTTGATCCTTTAATTAATGATTTCAG AAAGTTATTGGAAGAATACAGCAGACACCTAACAAGGATTGGTTCAACAGTATTTGAAGCCATAATTAAGAATCTGGAGCTGGATTTAAATGAACTGAAATCATGCTTAGATGAATCGAGTGGGTTAATTAGAGTATATCGTTACCCTAAACATAATATCAATGAGCACGTTAAGGGTTTGCATGAACATACAGACAGTTCTACTCTCTCAATATTGAGTGAAGATCAAGTTGGTGGCCTACAATTTTACAAAGATGATCAATGGTTCAAAGTCAAGCCTATTCCAAACACTTTGGTTGTTAATCTTGGAGATATGATGCAG GTGCTAAGTGATGATGCGTACAAAAGCGTGAAGCACAAGGTGGAGCTAAACAAGAACAAGGCAAGGATATCAATTTGCTACTTCGCGTTTCCTGAGGAGAATACTTTGATACAAAGCTCACATTACAAACCTTTCACTTATAATGATTTTCAAGCTCAAGTTCAGCAAGATTTAAAATTGCATGGTTGGAAAATCGGGCTTCAAAActtcattcttaaataa